Below is a window of Oscillospiraceae bacterium DNA.
GAACCGTTTGACCGAACGGTGGATAAGAAGTTTTTATACGGCCCGATTGACGAATGCGTCGAACTTGTTGATCGTGTCGGCAAGATACATAACAACATCGGAATCGAACTGGATATCGCGCACCTGCCGCTGATGGGTGAGGACATCCGCGAGTCCATTTTAAAATGCGGCAATAGGATTCAACGTGTCCATCTGGGCAATTGCGTGCTCAAAGACAAATGCTGCCCGCTCTATGGCGACATGCACCCGCCGATAGGTATTGAGGGCGGCGAAATCTGCGAACGCGAACTGACAATCGCATTAAAAGCGCTGCTTGAAATTGACTATCTTGACAAATCCAAACGCAACCCGCTGGTGCTTGAAATGCGCCCCATTGACGGAGAGAACTCCATAGAGCGAACGATTGCCGATTCATTTGCGTTGCTTGACAGGGCCTGGGCAGCCATGTGATTACGAGCCGGTGGATTTATAGTGTTTGACGCCGAACTTCCAAAATAACAGACACGGAAAAATATAGAGCGCGGCAATCAACGGCAGAAACATATAAAGTTTGTTCTGCGATTGGCCGATCAGATATAAAAACGGGTAATATTGAAACAGCGCAATCGGAATAACATAGGTTAAGAATTTTAGAACGCCCTCGCCGTAGATCGACAGCGGGTATTTGCCGAATTCGCGGGTACCGTCGGTGAAGATATTCATAAATTCCAGTCCCTCGATGGTGAAAAAGCAAATGCTTGCGTAGACGACGAACAAGCCCGCGTAGACAATAAATCCACCTATAATCATAAAAGCCAATGTCAGAATCCGGTCGGGCGTCCAATTTACGCCGCTATTTGCGATGGCGTATGCGAGCAATCCGACCGATACCAGAAAACGTCCCATTCGGGAAAAATCGATGCGCGTGGACAGCACCTGCAATATCTCATTGCGCGGGCGCACCATGATCCGGTCGAATTCGCCGTTTGAGATGATGCCCCGGAACGTGTCAAAGCCGCGTACAAAGCACTCGGCAAGCGAAAATGACGCAAGCAGTACGCCGAAGCACAGCAACACCTGCGAAAACGTGAAGCCCTCGACCGAGTTGAAGCGGCTGAACATATAATACACACCCAAAAAACCCGTAAAAGAGACCAGAAACTGCCCGATTACCGTCAGCACAAACGAGGTTTTATATTGCATTTGGCTACGCAGCAGAACCGAGGCATATTTAAAATACAATTTCATGTTTTTCCCTCCTCCGGTTTTGCTTTTGCATAAGCCATGCGGCAGATCGACCAGTTGAAGCCAGTCTTTTTAATTTCCTCGGAAATCTCCCAAAGGTTATTCACCGTCATCAGAGCGACATTCCGCCTTTTCAATTCGCTCTTCAAATCGGTAACTACGGTTTTTCCGGTCGGAATCTGCGGTTTTTCGGAAACGTAATATCCCGCAACTTCATCTTGAAGATAAAAACCTGAGGGGTCGAAGTGATACAGGTACAGCATGATTTTGCGCAGCCGCTCCATCCAGTCGGTCTCTATAATAACTGCATGGGAATACCCGTTCGGTAAACAGCGATTGATATCATCCTGAGTGGTGTTTTTGCCGATGTGATAAGTCACCCGGGGACAGTTGCGCGGAGTCAGAAAGTTGGGCAGCGTCCGTTCGCACAGCGCCCAGACCAATCCGATGTTCGGGTTCAAATCCTTGCGGGAAGGCAGACGCGGCTCAAAGCGTTCGATATTCGATTCTTCGCTCACATGATATAAAAACATTTTTAACCCCCCTGCACCACGATTTTTTTAAGAGCCCGCGACATCGCGAACCGCCCGATGAGCCACAGAGCCGCCAACCAAAAAATTTGAATCAAGATGGTTTTATAGGCCTCAAAACCCGACAGATAACCGTTGTAAATCTGGAACGGTGCATTTTGCATATAGGCGAACGGGAAAATGTATAAAACTTTCTGAACACTCTCAGGAAAGAACGGCAGCGGAATAATCGCACCTGAGAGAAACTCAGTGATGCTGCCAAACAGAATCCGAATTCCCAACGAGGACAGCATATAAAATGTCGCGATATAGACTAACATCACTACCGAAACCGCCAACAGTGACCCCAAACCGAGCGAAAGAATAAATAACAGACCTGCACTCAAAGACATCGGTGCTGACAAATTGAACGGCACGGGCAAAAAAACTGCCACAATTAAAATCGGCAGACAGCGCAGCAAAACTCTTGCCACTCGCGCCGCGATGTTTTTAATAAACCACATGGAGTAGAGGTCAACAGGCCGGCAGAGCTCATAGGCGATATTGCCGCCCGTGATTGCGTCAAAGATATCGTTTTCAAAAGACCATGCCGCATAAAGCATTAAAAAAGCCTGCTGCATCCAGATGTAATTCGCCAGCTGCGGAAAAGTCATCGGGAACTCGTTTGCACCGCTTTTGTAAAATGCCCAAAAAATTAGCAGCGTCATAAATCCCCAGAAAAACTGCGTTGCCATTCCGGCATACGCGGCAGCGCGATATTGCAATCCATTAATAAATCTGATTTTAAAGAAGGCCAGGTACTTTCTCATATCCGAAATTCCTTATAAAGCGCCACGACCATCTCCTCGGCGGTTGCTCCGGCTACCGAAAGATCGGTGATTTCGGCCTGCTCGGAGATTTTGGCAATAGCAGCCGAAACCGGTATTTTTTCTGTATCAATTACAATGATTGCATGCCCGTCGAGATTATTTGAAATGCTCATGCCATCCGCGAGCCCATCCAATTTTCCGGTGTAGTCCACCGTCAGGGTCTTATGGGTCGAGTTGCGGCGTTTCAGCTCTTCCAGTTCGCCGTCGAGCAGGATTCGGCCTTTTCCGATCAATAAAATCCGCTTTGTCAAGGCTTCGATGTCCTGCATATCGTGGGTGGTCAGAATTACGGTCGTGCCGTGCTCGCGGTTGATGGTCTTGATAAAGTCGCGTACGGCGATCTTCGAGACCGCGTCGAGGCCGATGGTCGGCTCGTCTAAAAACAGAATTTTCGGGTCATATAATAACGACGCGGCGACTTCGCAGCGCATCCGCTGACCGAGCGAGAGTTGGCGCGCAGGTGTCCGGATGATCTCTCCGATATCAAGCAACTGCGTCATCTCGTCCAGATTCTTTTTATAGACAGCATCGCTGATTTTATAAATTTCTTTTATCAGCTCAAAGCTGTCGGCGACCGGCACATCCCACCAGAGTTGACTGCGTTGACCGAAGACCACACCGATCTCGCGCACATGGGCAATACGGTTTTTCCATGGCGTGCGTCCGTTTATCACACACTCACCGCTGTCAGGTGTAAGGATGCCGCTCATGATCTTGATCGTGCTGCTCTTCCCCGCACCGTTTGGGCCGATGTAGCCGACCATCTCGCCGTCATTGATCGTAAACGACAAGTCGTTCAATGCGTGGATGTATGTATACTCTTTTTTGAAAAGCGCTTTGACGGCTTCGCCGAAACCCGCGTTGCGCTTGGCGATTTTGAAGGTCTTGTTGATGTTTTTCAATTCAATCATTTTTGTTCTCCCCATTAAATGAACGCGTTGGATTAAGACGCCGAAAGAACGACATCATCATTTGAATTCGGCAGACAGCAAAATTCTCCGTTCGATATTCGGACGGAAAGTAGGTGCCGGTGAAATATCATCAAGCGTCCAGCCGCAGACGCGGAGTTTAGATTATACTCAAGCGATATCGTGTTGTCAAGACCTATTGCGAAAGTTTTGGAAATTTCAGCGAAAATAAATCACTTGGCTAAAAAAGCACCCGCTATACCGGCG
It encodes the following:
- a CDS encoding ABC-2 family transporter protein, whose product is MKLYFKYASVLLRSQMQYKTSFVLTVIGQFLVSFTGFLGVYYMFSRFNSVEGFTFSQVLLCFGVLLASFSLAECFVRGFDTFRGIISNGEFDRIMVRPRNEILQVLSTRIDFSRMGRFLVSVGLLAYAIANSGVNWTPDRILTLAFMIIGGFIVYAGLFVVYASICFFTIEGLEFMNIFTDGTREFGKYPLSIYGEGVLKFLTYVIPIALFQYYPFLYLIGQSQNKLYMFLPLIAALYIFPCLLFWKFGVKHYKSTGS
- a CDS encoding ABC transporter permease translates to MRKYLAFFKIRFINGLQYRAAAYAGMATQFFWGFMTLLIFWAFYKSGANEFPMTFPQLANYIWMQQAFLMLYAAWSFENDIFDAITGGNIAYELCRPVDLYSMWFIKNIAARVARVLLRCLPILIVAVFLPVPFNLSAPMSLSAGLLFILSLGLGSLLAVSVVMLVYIATFYMLSSLGIRILFGSITEFLSGAIIPLPFFPESVQKVLYIFPFAYMQNAPFQIYNGYLSGFEAYKTILIQIFWLAALWLIGRFAMSRALKKIVVQGG
- a CDS encoding ATP-binding cassette domain-containing protein, which codes for MIELKNINKTFKIAKRNAGFGEAVKALFKKEYTYIHALNDLSFTINDGEMVGYIGPNGAGKSSTIKIMSGILTPDSGECVINGRTPWKNRIAHVREIGVVFGQRSQLWWDVPVADSFELIKEIYKISDAVYKKNLDEMTQLLDIGEIIRTPARQLSLGQRMRCEVAASLLYDPKILFLDEPTIGLDAVSKIAVRDFIKTINREHGTTVILTTHDMQDIEALTKRILLIGKGRILLDGELEELKRRNSTHKTLTVDYTGKLDGLADGMSISNNLDGHAIIVIDTEKIPVSAAIAKISEQAEITDLSVAGATAEEMVVALYKEFRI